Genomic DNA from Acidisoma sp. PAMC 29798:
CCGATGTGTTGGGTTGCGCGGTCGAAGTGCCGGAGGGACAGGAATTCGGCGCCAAGGGCGCGGCCTTGCTGGCCGGCACGGCGATCGGCTGGTTTGCCGATATACGCGCGGCCTCCATCGACTGTTGCGAAATCCTGCACCGCCATACGCCGCAGTCCGGCGTTTATGACGCCGCCTTCGCGCGCTATCGCCTCTATGCTGCGGCACTTGCTGCGGTGACACCGCCAGACGAGGAGATCACGTCTTGACCGCATCTGCCGCGCGTGCCTTCCTCGATCAAGCCGCCGCCGCCCTGTCAGGACTTTTCGCGTCTCAGACTGAGGCTTTCGAGGCTGCCGCCACAGCGATCACGGCGGCGATCCGGCAGGACCGCCTCATCTACCTGTTCGGCACCGGCCATTCGCATATGCTGGCGGAGGAGGGGCATTACCGCGCCGGCGGTCTCGCCTGCGTCGTGCCGATCCTCGACACGGCGCTGATGCTACATGAGGGTGCGGTGGAGAGTACGCGCCGCGAGCGGGAAACCGGTTTGGCCGCCGGCATCCTCGCGCGCTATCCGATCGGAACGGGAGACGTGCTGTTGGTGTTTTCCAACAGCGGTGTAAACGCAGTCCCGGTGGAGGCTGTGCGGCACGGGCAGGCGGCCGGCGCCTGCGTGATTGCGGTGACATCGGAGGCCTATGCGCGCCAGGCGGCGGCGGGGCGAGACAGGATCGGCGCTTTGGCCGACATCACCATCGACAATGACACGGTGCCGGGCGACGCGGGTTTTCAGGCGGCGCCCGATGTGCCGCCCGTGGGCCCGCTCTCCACCATCATCGGTGCGGCGATCTTGAACGCGCTGCTGGCGGAAGCGGTGTCTCGGCTTGGGGCCGAGGCACCAGTTTACGTCAGCGCGAATATGCCGGGTGCGAAGGATCGCAACGCGGCCTTGGTTGCGCGATACGCATCGCGCAACCCGCATCTTTGACTAGACGCAGCAGCTTTTCGCATTGGTCGCCGGTGGCAGATCGATCACCGGGTTCTGGTCGAAGAAGCCGGAGGGCATCAGCTTGAAACCGCAGACCACACAAGGCTGCACGGGATGATCTTCCGGTCGCGGCATGTGGTGCAAACCGAAGCTGTGCCAGACAACAATGTCGGTATTCTCTAGCGGCCGATCAGCCTTCACCCAGGTCGGCAGGCCTTCCTCGCCTTGCGACTGATTGACGAATTCGCCCGCCGGAAAACGCTCGTCAGGATCGAAAGCCGTGACCCAGAGCTGATGCTGAATGAAGCGCCCCCGCCTGCCGGAGACGCTGTCGGGATGCGTATAGGGCTGTACGGATGACCCTGCTTCCAGCTTGAAGCCGGTCGGGCCGCCGACCCAGTTCTTGGCATCGGGATTGATAATGCGCCAGTAGCGGCTTTTGCCGAAATCCGCATCGCGCATCGCGTCTGCTTCGGAGGTCAGCGTCCGCTCCTCCATCAGGAAGGCATTGCCATAGGGATTTTCAGGCCCAAGGGGCAGGGCGCGGGTATCGCATTCCGTCACGCTATTGTTCGGCCCGTCCACTTCCATGTCGAGGCGCGCGCAGAAGATATGCTGATGGATATGACCGACGATGCCGGGCGCCACTTCCGTGCCGAATTTTCCGGGATGGCCAGGGTGGCAGGCCGCGGTATTGATGATGCCCGTCGCTTTCATTTCGTATTCGATGCGGCCATCCTGGTGCAGATACCAGTAGGAGGCGTATTCGTAATTGCCGATCGTTGAAATCGAGGAAATGACGAGTTTGCGCGCGCGCCGCACCTCGGTCCGTTCCGTGCGCACGTCGAAATGCTTCCACGACAGTCCGGCATCTTCTTCATGCAGGCAAACGGCATTCTCGATCGTGCGGGAGGTGCCGAAGACGGTCGGCACTTCCGCGTCGAAATAGTGAATGGCGCCGAGGCAATCGCAACCCAGCGTCAGGGGGTTCGCCATCCGGCCAAAACCGAGTTCGCCGCTGTCGAAGACGTTCTTGCGATAGTGGCTGCGTTCGGGCGTGCCATAGGGCACCACCATTTCTGCGATGGAGGCGCGATACACGATCGGGCGGCGAACGCCGCCATGGGTATAGCCGATGGTATAGAGCACCAGGCCCTCGCGGCCATTGAAGCCGACGCGAAAGTCCCAGTTCTCCCATGTCACTTTATTGCCATCGACGACGAAACCCGGGCCTTCGGGCTGCACGACGTCAAGCGGTGCGGAAGGGGCGCGAAACTCGGTCAGTAAGGCGGCGGCGTAGTTGCGCGGTGCGGTCGGCACGGGAATGTAGTCGCCGCTTTCCTCGAAATGATCCGTCACTTCCAGCACTTCCAGCGTGCTGACGTCGATCAGTGCATGCAGACCTTCAACCGGATGGGCGTAGTAATTGTCGAGCGGAAACATGCGCATCCAGATGAAGCAGTTGAGCACGCGGCGCCCCTGCTCGATCGCATGGCCGAAATCGCCGACCGTCCAAGGATCGACGGCCATGAGGTCCAGCTTGTCCAGCAAGCCACGACGCTGCAGCCCAGCCTGAAAGCGCGGGTCGGCCTTGACGGTCTTTTCGATTTCCAGAACTTCTTCGATCGCCACCATGGCGCGGGCGTCTTCACGAAACACCTCCCACAGTAGGGCGCCGGTGCCGAGATCGAACTTGCCGGAGACCACGCCCATGACGCCACGTCGGTAGATGTTGAAGCGCGCGACGCGCTGCATCGGCGCTCCACCCACGTAGCCGCGCACCACCTCCTTCGCCGGCTCGTCGAGATCGATCGTCTCCACCCGCAGGTCCGCGCCCCAGCCGTAATGGTCGCGAATGAGCTGCGCCGCATGGTTGAGTTCGGTCCCCGATAGCGGGTCGAGCGGGTGCGGCGAGGATACACCTGTGGTCGGGTGGCAGACTTTCATGTCCATGCGTCGGTGCTCCTGCGTTCTTGCCTCATCTTACCTTTACACGAAAGGTCGCGCATCCATAAAGCGGCGCAAGGTATTCAGGGTAATGCGGGAGATATTGTTCTCGTAGCCCTGACACGGCAGCGCGCCGATCCAGGCGATGGAGCCGGTGGAGAAGATGGCGCCACCCGCCGGCGTTTCGGCGAAGGTCAGGTCCGCGCGCACACGCTCGTTCTGATCGCCGCCGAGGTTCGGCAGTGTCGCCGTGAACTCCTCATTGACGAGCAGCATCAAGGGACTGTGATCTTCCGAAGACGCGAGGCGCAGGATATTCGGCGGCGAGCCGAGCAGCGGATTGATGCAATCGAGTTCGATGCCGGCCGCACCGCCGCCGATCAGACCGAAATCGCCGATGATCTCCTCCTCCACGCCTTCGAAGATGAAGGCGGCACGGGGGTTATCGGCATCCGGCGCGCGACGGTAATAGGACGAGACATCGAAGCCCTGCGCCACGAAGCCGATGCCGGCCATCATGTTCGGCGGTCGGCCGCAGCGTCGCCACAAGCCGCCATATTCGCCTGTGAAGGAGTGATAATATTCGCCGGGTTCGGCTTCCCAGGAGCGGATGCCATCTTCGGCACGCCGCACTTCGATGACGCCCGGCAATTCGTCATGGAAGGCAATGCGCCAATACCAGCCATTGCCGCCCATATACATCAGCCGCCCACCGCGATCCAACCAGGTCTTCATCGCATCCCACATCGGGGTGGAGTGATATTCGGGGTGCGATCCTGTCAGAATGACGCGATAGTCTTTGAGCAGTTCATACCCATCCCGATGCAGATCCTCATCGGTGATGATGTCGTAGTCGATGTCATGATGCGCCAGCCAGCCAAAGAGATGCGTATCGGCATTGTATTGATAGAGGCTGGACCCGTCGCCACCGAGCCAGGAATGGTAGCGTGGCGCGCAGTTGATGTTCGGGCGCAGGCGGCTGGAATAGCAGACGCCGGATCCATCCGCATGCTTGTCGTAGAGCGAGTGGCAGAGCTCCGGATGATCGTAGAGATAGACGTCCTGATGCCCGAAATGCAGCAGCCGGCCCATGATGCGCTCAACGCCGCGCACCGTGATGTGCTCGCCGTGATTGGCATAGGCGATGTAGGAGCAGGTGGGCGCCAGGAAGGCGACCTTCGGGCAGTTCGTGCGCGCCGAGGCCGCGCGCGGTGGCCGGATGAAGAAGGGGATATAGACTTCCCGCATGGCCTCAGCATCGGTCTCCCCACAGGTCAGATGCAGGGCATAGGCGCCGCTTTTCGTATCCTCCGGCACCGACCAAACCACATCGGCGGCCCAGCCGGCGTCATACAGATCATCCTCATGGAAATGCACGGCGCCATATTGGGCGGGCGCGGCCTGCCAGCTATGATACTCGCCGGTCCAGTGCGCGCCTTTCATTCCGCGCGCAGGCAAGTTGACGAGGCGACCGTGCCGGTGGGACGGCCCAGTGTCCGTCACCTGAACCGAGCGGATGCCCTCCGAGAAGTTCCAGGCGGCGATGATCCGATCGCCGTCCATGAAGGTCGGCGCTTCGATCTTGCCGTTGAAATGGGCGCCAACGGTCCCGCCCGGTTCCGGGGCACCCGCGAGCATCAGCCCCGTGGCCGCGCCGAGGGGCAGCGGCAGGGCGCCTTCGCGGCAGCCACTGTCCGCCACGCCAAAATCCTTCCGCAGCGCCTCAACACCCAGGCGAAACCGCCCCTGTGCGCGATCGACCGCGACTGTCACGTCATACCATTTACGCTCCAGCAAGGGCAGCGGCAGCGTCTCCCGCGCGATCTTGCCCGCGCCGTCACCCAGCACGAGCGTGAGCCCCGTGTCATCGACCAGCAGCATGACGCCGCTCCGGGTTGCGGCCTCCCATTGCGCGAACAAAGTTTGGCCCGCGCGTTTGAGCAGCGTCGGCCAGATGGTGGCGCGGAAGGTGAAGGCAGCGTGTTCGGCAAGGCTTGGGAAATCCGACACAGTGAGATAGGAGCCGGCATCGGCGCGCTTCGGCGTGCCTGCATAGGTCCCGTCCACGGCGCTTGGATAATGCGGCAGATCAAGCCCCGGACCGTCAGGATTGAAATCGCCATTGACGACGCGCACCACGCGGGCGTCGAAGCGGTCGCCTTCTTCCAGGGAGATCTGGAAAGCGATCGGCTCGCCCGGCGCCACGCTATAGCGATCCGGGTAGCCCACAAGTTTCAGCATCACTCAGACTCTTTCAAAGGCAGGTTGAGCCTTTCGCCGGTCGCGGCTTCCCAGCGACGCCGAAACACTTCCCATTCGGCCTCGTTGCGATCGGTGAAGATGGGGCTGTCTTCGAAGATCAGCGGGTCGCGCCGATCGGCGGGCATATGCGCGATCTGCCATTCGGCGAAAGGCTTGCGGCAGAACAGCACGATCTGCGGACCGTCGGGTTGGTACCGCATGGCGTTGAGCACACGCATGAGGCCGGGGCTGTGGTTGCCGACAGGGTTCTTGCGGAACTCGTCGATGAACGGGCGGTCAGTCTCTGGATCGATGCGATATCTCATGGATCGAGGCGCCTCCCGTCCGCGCCGAAGAAAAGGCAGAAGGCGGGGTCCGGCGCGATGCCGAGCCTGTCCCCGATCTTGGCATGAAAGCCGGGTTCCACCAGGGCGCGCAACCGGTTGCCCGAGGCGTCATCGGCAATCACGACCGATTCCCGGCCGAGATGCTCCAGCGCATAGACCGTGGCAGGGACGGCACCCGGCGCATCCACGGCCGTGACGCGCACATGCTGCGGCCGCACGCCGAGGGTCATCGCGCCGGAGACTGGCGCATTCGTCGGCAAGACAAAGGGGCCGGCGCGGAAGACGCCGTCCGTGACCTGTCCTGCCATGACGTTCATGGGGGGCGAACCGAGGAAGGTCGCCACGAACAGGCTCGCCGGTTTGTTGTAGATCTCGTCAGGCGTGCCAATTTGCTCCAACCGGCCGCGTGACATGACGGCGATGCGGTCACCCATCGTCATCGCCTCGACCTGATCATGGGTCACGAAAATGGTCGTTGTGCCGAGCCGCTTTTGCAGATTGACCAGTTCCGATCGCAACGACAGACGCAACGCGGCATCGAGGGCCGAAAGCGGCTCATCGAGCAGGAACACGGCGGGCTCACGCACGATGGCCTTGGCGGTCGCGGCACGCTGGCGCTGGCCGCCCGACATCTGGCTTGGCAGCTTGTCCAGCATCGGCTCCAGTTCCAGCATGCGGGCGGCTTCAGCGATGCGCCTGTCACGCTCGGTCTTGGTCAGCTTGCTGTGACGCAGGCTGGCCTCGATGTTCTTGCGCACCGTGAGATGCGGATAGAGCAGGGACGATTGGAAAACCATGGCGACGTTGCGGCCATGCGGCGGCTCGGCCGTCACGTCCCGCCCGTCGAAGATGATTTGTCCCTGGCTGGGATAGTCCAGACCCGCCACCATGTTCAGCGTCGTCGTCTTGCCGCAACCGGATGGGCCGAGCATGACGAGAAATTCGCCATCAATGACGTCGAGATCCAAGCCTTCCACGGCGACGTAACTGTCATAGGCCTTGCGGACCTGCCGCAACTCGATCTTGGCCATACGATTATCGCTCCATGGATGCGGTGACCATCAGCGTACCGGATCCGCGAGGTTCATTTCAGCGACATGCCGCTGCAGGAAATAAGCGACCAGCGCCGGCGGCAGGATCGTGAGGATGAGGCAGGCGGCGAGGCTGGCCGGGTTCGGATCCTGCCCCAGGAACCCCGAGATGGCGGCGGGCAAAGTGGTCGCCGGCGTGCCATTGACCAGAATGAGGGCGAAGGTGAATTCGTTCCAGGAGAACAGGAAGGCGATGACGGCGGCGACGGCCACGCCGCTTTTAGCCAAAGGCAGAACGAGAAACAGCAGCGTGTGGATGCGGCTGAAACCATCGACGCGCGCCAGACGCTCGATCGGCGGCAGGTTGCGGAAATAGCCAATCAGCATCCAGGCGACGAAGGGCACGGTGGTCGTCAGGTCAACGATGACCAGGCCGGGCAGGGTGCCGACCAAGCCAAGGCGCACATACATGGAATAGAAGGGGATCAGCGTCGAGACGGGCGGAATCGCCACCGCCAGCAACACGGCGTTCAGCAGCAGGTTCTTGAACTTGAAGTCCAGCCGCGCAAAGACATAGGCCAGCGGCACGACGATGACGAGGGTGATGAGCGTCACAACGACGGCGACGATCAGGCTATTCTCCAAGCCAGTGATGATCTGCCCGGATTGACCTGACGCCGTCGAGATCGTGCCATCGGTCATGCGATAGTCGAAGCCGAAGATATTAAAGAAGGCGGCGACGTTGATATGGGTCGGTATGAGAGCAGGCGGGAAACGGGCAATCTCGGCATGGGTCAGGAAGGCCATGCGGACAAACCAGTAGATCGGCACCAGCGACCACAGAAGCAGAATTGCCATGGCAATGCCGAATCCAATGCCGCGCCGCTTCATATCCGCGTCTCCCGCCGGCCCCAGACCAGATAGAGCGTAAGGGTCGCGGTGATGATCATGAACAGCAGACAGAAGGACATGGCCGCGCCATAGCCGAGGTCGAGGTTCTTGAAGCTAACTTTATACAGCTCATAAGTCAGTGTCGCGGAGGTATTGCCGGGGCCGCCGCCGGACAGCACGAAGATCAG
This window encodes:
- a CDS encoding sugar isomerase domain-containing protein; the encoded protein is MTASAARAFLDQAAAALSGLFASQTEAFEAAATAITAAIRQDRLIYLFGTGHSHMLAEEGHYRAGGLACVVPILDTALMLHEGAVESTRRERETGLAAGILARYPIGTGDVLLVFSNSGVNAVPVEAVRHGQAAGACVIAVTSEAYARQAAAGRDRIGALADITIDNDTVPGDAGFQAAPDVPPVGPLSTIIGAAILNALLAEAVSRLGAEAPVYVSANMPGAKDRNAALVARYASRNPHL
- a CDS encoding primary-amine oxidase; the encoded protein is MDMKVCHPTTGVSSPHPLDPLSGTELNHAAQLIRDHYGWGADLRVETIDLDEPAKEVVRGYVGGAPMQRVARFNIYRRGVMGVVSGKFDLGTGALLWEVFREDARAMVAIEEVLEIEKTVKADPRFQAGLQRRGLLDKLDLMAVDPWTVGDFGHAIEQGRRVLNCFIWMRMFPLDNYYAHPVEGLHALIDVSTLEVLEVTDHFEESGDYIPVPTAPRNYAAALLTEFRAPSAPLDVVQPEGPGFVVDGNKVTWENWDFRVGFNGREGLVLYTIGYTHGGVRRPIVYRASIAEMVVPYGTPERSHYRKNVFDSGELGFGRMANPLTLGCDCLGAIHYFDAEVPTVFGTSRTIENAVCLHEEDAGLSWKHFDVRTERTEVRRARKLVISSISTIGNYEYASYWYLHQDGRIEYEMKATGIINTAACHPGHPGKFGTEVAPGIVGHIHQHIFCARLDMEVDGPNNSVTECDTRALPLGPENPYGNAFLMEERTLTSEADAMRDADFGKSRYWRIINPDAKNWVGGPTGFKLEAGSSVQPYTHPDSVSGRRGRFIQHQLWVTAFDPDERFPAGEFVNQSQGEEGLPTWVKADRPLENTDIVVWHSFGLHHMPRPEDHPVQPCVVCGFKLMPSGFFDQNPVIDLPPATNAKSCCV
- a CDS encoding N,N-dimethylformamidase beta subunit family domain-containing protein, coding for MLKLVGYPDRYSVAPGEPIAFQISLEEGDRFDARVVRVVNGDFNPDGPGLDLPHYPSAVDGTYAGTPKRADAGSYLTVSDFPSLAEHAAFTFRATIWPTLLKRAGQTLFAQWEAATRSGVMLLVDDTGLTLVLGDGAGKIARETLPLPLLERKWYDVTVAVDRAQGRFRLGVEALRKDFGVADSGCREGALPLPLGAATGLMLAGAPEPGGTVGAHFNGKIEAPTFMDGDRIIAAWNFSEGIRSVQVTDTGPSHRHGRLVNLPARGMKGAHWTGEYHSWQAAPAQYGAVHFHEDDLYDAGWAADVVWSVPEDTKSGAYALHLTCGETDAEAMREVYIPFFIRPPRAASARTNCPKVAFLAPTCSYIAYANHGEHITVRGVERIMGRLLHFGHQDVYLYDHPELCHSLYDKHADGSGVCYSSRLRPNINCAPRYHSWLGGDGSSLYQYNADTHLFGWLAHHDIDYDIITDEDLHRDGYELLKDYRVILTGSHPEYHSTPMWDAMKTWLDRGGRLMYMGGNGWYWRIAFHDELPGVIEVRRAEDGIRSWEAEPGEYYHSFTGEYGGLWRRCGRPPNMMAGIGFVAQGFDVSSYYRRAPDADNPRAAFIFEGVEEEIIGDFGLIGGGAAGIELDCINPLLGSPPNILRLASSEDHSPLMLLVNEEFTATLPNLGGDQNERVRADLTFAETPAGGAIFSTGSIAWIGALPCQGYENNISRITLNTLRRFMDARPFV
- a CDS encoding ABC transporter ATP-binding protein, which produces MAKIELRQVRKAYDSYVAVEGLDLDVIDGEFLVMLGPSGCGKTTTLNMVAGLDYPSQGQIIFDGRDVTAEPPHGRNVAMVFQSSLLYPHLTVRKNIEASLRHSKLTKTERDRRIAEAARMLELEPMLDKLPSQMSGGQRQRAATAKAIVREPAVFLLDEPLSALDAALRLSLRSELVNLQKRLGTTTIFVTHDQVEAMTMGDRIAVMSRGRLEQIGTPDEIYNKPASLFVATFLGSPPMNVMAGQVTDGVFRAGPFVLPTNAPVSGAMTLGVRPQHVRVTAVDAPGAVPATVYALEHLGRESVVIADDASGNRLRALVEPGFHAKIGDRLGIAPDPAFCLFFGADGRRLDP
- a CDS encoding carbohydrate ABC transporter permease, translated to MKRRGIGFGIAMAILLLWSLVPIYWFVRMAFLTHAEIARFPPALIPTHINVAAFFNIFGFDYRMTDGTISTASGQSGQIITGLENSLIVAVVVTLITLVIVVPLAYVFARLDFKFKNLLLNAVLLAVAIPPVSTLIPFYSMYVRLGLVGTLPGLVIVDLTTTVPFVAWMLIGYFRNLPPIERLARVDGFSRIHTLLFLVLPLAKSGVAVAAVIAFLFSWNEFTFALILVNGTPATTLPAAISGFLGQDPNPASLAACLILTILPPALVAYFLQRHVAEMNLADPVR